tGGCTAAGGAACAATAAGGTAAACgttttgagtggcccagtcagagccccgacctagatccaatcgaaaatctgtggcatgacttgaagattgctgtccatcaacgctccccaaggaacttgacagagcttgaacagttttgtaaagaagaatggtcaaatattgccaaatctaggtgtgcaaagttcgtagagacctatcccaacagactcagctgtaattgctgccaaagatgcttccaccaagtattaattcagggggggcttatccaattatgatctttcaatttcatattttttatataacttttttccccttaacagtatggagtatggtgtgtagataagtggaaaaaaaatcctcatttaaatgcatgaaactctgaggcactgacacaacaaaatgtgaaaaagttcaagggggtgtagactttctataggcactgtaactgATCCATATGCCCCATTACATTTACAACTCTACCCACCCCTGGTTCAATAGCATTACAACTCCAAGCTGCCATGCTTAAactgcaaaacagaaagaaagtttGGTGCTTACGTGAggttaaatttaaaatttaaCTGCCATGTTGAAGTGCCAGGAGGGTATTCGCCCTGTTCATTCATGAAAGTCAGGCCTAATTGGATTATCTTTAACAAGTCTACATTACATCGAAGTAACTGGTACTGGTAGTCAGCATTGCTTCTGAATTCTCCGATTGGTCTTGCTACTACACCTGGAAACTCTGTGTCctacaaagaaatatataaaatatatttaaatgtatttgttatttaagaTTACAAAATAACAGTAAGGCATTTTGTAAAAACTGACAGTCATTGACTGTTCTACATGGCGGTcacatgtgttttaaacaaactaaaaatgtgTTGAACTCTGCAGCAATCCCTGCTCAATGAAAAGGGGAGGATATTTTTCACAAGCTGTCAGTGCTTGCTCCCAAATTACCAGCAAGCACTTGTCCCATCAGAACAGGACACTTTTCCAAGTTATTCCCATCTGTCAGTAACATAGTTCCCGCTGCCACAGCTGTAAGTAGAAATTAGATCTATCAGTATTATGAAAAACTACATCGCCATGTTTACATATATAGGTCCAGATTTAGATACTAAATAACTTGAATAAGAATTTAACAGCCAAGTTAACATAAGTGGTTAtctagatacatgtaaaaatagaagtgcaatatactgtatatactttacGTACAGATAGACCAACAGGTATCTCCTGTTCTGCATGCCCAGATTATGATACTGTTAAACTCACAACTAGATAAACAGTGCTCTAcgaatttaaatacagtagtataATGGATGATATTCTCAAACAATTTTCACTTCATTGTTGGGGGGATGGGGAACACCAATTACAATCACAAAAAGGATATAAAAAACCCaaaataagtatatttttgttttaaatatgctgctTATGCTATCACAcaatttatattttccttttacaaataAGCCCATTGTTACTTCCTGAAAATATTGTGCCAATGCCAACTTGGAAAATACCAATATTCAGGTGACCAGATTTATCAAGGACGACAATGGTACTTTTTACTAAGTGATACAAAAAAGATAACAGCTTTGATGCATATGTGGGCCCTTCCAATAACACAATCACGTGAAGGTTTGAAacacaaggatttttttttttcttaaataatgacAAATTTTACAGTGGAGTAAAAGCCTAACCGATCTGGTCCTCTACTTTGTATTTATAGggatgaagaaagaaagaaaaaaaaaaaaacaggcaattgCTGGTTTCATTCAAagcgagagaaagaaaaaaagaaaacagaaatcaaGTGAATCAGAGATGGGTTAACCGTAATTTCAAAAGGAGAGTTTGACAAGATAAACTTTTTGGGGGGATACCAACTGCCAATGCCGTACAATGAATCAGATCAAATGTAACTTGTACTTCCTAGTTGACAATATGCAGTTTAAAGTAAATAGTGGTTTAATATGTGCCTCCAGTCCTTCTGCATATATCTGAAACAATAGGTCTATGGGTAAAACGGCTTGTCTAGTTCTAAAATACGCTTCTTCAGTAATTTAGGCAATGCTAACACAAGGTTGCCTTGCCAAGTTTCAAGTGGAATGCTAAAGAACATACCTGTTAACAATCATCTACATTATGAAGAACATATTGTTAACCAACAATTagcatactttatttttaattttttaccacAATTACATTTCAGTcatgacacacaaaaaaaggccTTACTGACACTATTTCTTTGATGATGTCAACAACGATGCCAGGGTCATTGCTTTGACACAATtgtacacaattacaaacaagacaaatacaaagcacagggtactgtttaagttttatttaaatgtgtacttttatTTACTTCTGTAGTCctgtcattgtttattttgtacatttaaaaaatgcatttgttttagtaatctttttatttttttattttacattttatttattagaggATTCCTCTCTGACAGAAAAGATGGAGAAAAAGTTTACAGGGATAAGAACAAGACCAAGGGTCTTACTGAATAATGAACAGTGCTTCAGACAGTATGCTAGATAAAGAAATAATTAATTACCTGCGCAGACTGCTACAGGAACAGCTACTGTACAACCTTCCTGTAGATGTAGTCACATATGTTCtgttcataaaaaaatgtatcttgtttATTCCtccttgttttattctgtaagggGATTGCTCTGGCTACTACTGACATTATGTGGTATAAGAAATTAAGGGCCCTGTTTTGAATCAAGTATAAGAACAAATGGAAGCTATGAGAACTTAGTtgcataatgtttttatttattttttttactttaacttggtaaatttattttttttctttacattcgTGTAAAAATAGTGCCCTTAATGATGTAGACAGCTGTTTTGGCGAATGCCACCTTCAGTGTTGAGCGGTCATCCGTTTTTGTGTTGCTGCTTTTACAGGTACTTAGAATGGATATGGTATTTGGCCACTCCACGTGAGAATTATTGAATAGACCCCATATAGATTTTTGGGTTAAATGGTCAACAAATGCCCCAacctcatttatttttcattatttgaaAGTAGATTTCTGGGGAAACActgcacagcattttttttttttttgtaggccaGACCCACTTAATACTTTTGGCATAATTAGTGCTACTGTAGTTTTCTTGGTTTATCATTATGAGACAACTGCAATACAGGAGGAAAAGTAGATAGTCTTTGGTTTTAGCCTCTACAAACTAAAATGGAAGCCTTTTCTGCCATATAACAAGCCTGTAAATCCATTAATATTGCCCCCTAGATCGTGCACAGTTTTAATTTGTAACAATTTCATAGAAATATATTTCAGAGCTTAGcaaatcagtatatatatataagtttggaTAGTGCAGTGACATGTCAATAAGCTATTATTTTGCCTGTTGTAAATAAAGACCTTTTTGAAAGTAACTACAATGCAACAACATCATCATTCTTACTGAAGGTATAGAAATTTAAAATTTGTTTCGTTTTGCTGGCTATTTTCACCTTGACTCGAGTGAAGCAACTTTATCCAGCCATGACCCACCACATTATAAAACCACCTGCCTCTGCCTTACATAGATGGGATCCATATACCTGCGGCACAGGAAGTGTATTTATAGTGTGCTGGTTGTACATATTGGCTGCACccgagtcaaagtgaaaataaagtctagcAAACTTCACGAAATTCTAAAGGCAGAATGTTTTtaccaattacttttttttccacCTTGAATTCTTTAATGACTCCAAAACCAATCTGTTCTTAAGCTGATGTATTCTTACACCCTCTCACACTGTACagcaggctctctctctctctctctctctctctctctctctctctctctctctatatatatatattacacacactacagtatatacatacatatacatatatatacacacacacatatacacacacactatacacagtGACCAATGAAGCTGATGCTCCAAGGGTTATCCTGTATAACattaaataatcaaaaacaaCTTCTGAACTTACCATTGCAACGTAGTTATATTTATGAATAACTTGGCGGATTCTCTTCAGCTCCTCCTCTAGGTTGCAAGCCCAGACCTCGCAAATTCTTTGGTTATGATCTACAGTAGCTGCTGGCATAatgccacatttaaatgcaagGCATCAAAAACAACACACTTGCTGGTAGGGACAGTTTCATAGAATTGTAGGTCTTGTTCCTTATCTTTTTACCTAAAAATGGAAACAATGAGCATCAAACTgtgtaaagtaaaacaaaatgtctaAACTATGGCCAGGTGCATTGCAACTGATATAACGcttaaacaaattaaaagtacagtcaattctcgttaaaacAAAGTCGGATTAGACGAATTGCCTCATAGTGTGATTTTAATACAAGGTCCAGGGCAGATTTGGaagtcgcttattgtaaattaattcTTATAACATGACCTAATTTCACACAAATTTGAGTACACATTTGGAGCCCATccatggaagaaaaaaacaaattaaactaaacaaGTGTAAagaatattgggaaatgtattaacttgcatccagattagtgcctctgttctgtattttagtgctgtttggggaCTACAGATCCGACGTTGCATTTCGAGTGGTCATAGTGCTCACGCAAAAACGTGCACTACCTTGCAGACAAAACGTAgaggtgttgaaagcagtggTTAATGCACCACAGTACAGGAAAAAGatagatgttgctgcagattttaaAACATTCCTGTGAACActgtcaaccattctgaaaaacctggatataatacaggcctatgaacagcaaatgGTGGATGCAAATCATCAGTGTTTCCGATTTGGTCGAAACCCTGATgtttccttgcttttgtggtttaaaaattcCTGTGACCAGTCACCGAAACTGCAGATTTCAAGTGTAGTTCATTGCAATGTATACCTTTTACAAGTTCACCTAcagctgtattttcaataaatgcacagtacttttaaatatataatactttctgtactgtaattgaaatttgatttcagtgttactgtaactttaacaaaaaacaatacacttgtttattttaaaacaatgctaaaTTGTGAAGAATTTCCTTTAATGCCCATGAAAATAAAAGGTCTTCTGATTTCTTACCCAATTTGGAACCAGTCCCTTCTaaatattctaaattattttaaggTTCATATGATTTCTTGTCACTGATAatatatctttcttttttgtttccatcgTGTCCATGTTGAATTCACAATACAACTGTACATCATACAGATAAAATGAATGTTGTACAAGTTGTAACTAAAGAAACACCCAAACAAACAACATTCAAGCTTGTGAACTCACACCATTTTGTTAGGGTCACTGTCCTGTATTGAGTTAACACCTGTCAAACTAGGTATGTTTAAGACATATTGCATAGACTCTTGGTTTGTAACAACATTAAATGTATCAATTTCTATTGAAATCAATATATCCAAATcatcatacagtactgtatgttgtcCCCAAAATACAGTATGACAGATGCACCACCATGCATccgttctagtgcactgggtCTAGTCAAGTTTGACTTTGGCTACTCAGTGAACAGCTCCATGATTAGCAGTGGAGACATCTGTACTGTCATCTGTTGAATTATTCTGGGTACATTATGGTTCTCCAATAAATGTGCTAAATTAGTTGCCAGCACTTGCAGTTTTTAACTTTCTTCATCAACAGCCCCATGATGTAGGCTATATCAGCAGTTGAGACTGATCTGGGCAACAATCCACTGTATTTAAGTCTCTCCACATAACACTGTACATGTATGATTTTGTTTCTAGTTTTTAGTACTTATTTAGCCAATTGTGAATTAAACATTTAGAAATGACTCGATTTTGATAATCTATTTGAAAACACTGACTTCCCTAATATAATGCATTACATAGaaatttcaattttaaacaatactttGAAAAGATGTAATACATGAAGAACTAATTGGTTATTTACTAATGTTTCTTTGTTACACACTTAATACAACACTTCAAAAACACGTACAGAACATGATATAAACAACTGTAAACCTCAGTCAGCCcagtacactgaacaaaacagaacctGCGCACCAGTGTTTTGACACACCTTGTCAATACGCGGTATGCACTACACTTGCTATAGTATAGTATCAAGTAGCAACAGCATAATATATCAGTGATTGTTAGAATTTAGCTGAAAACATTTACTTAAAATACAGCATTGTAAAGTAAACCATTAAGCCATGTTATTTACCAAAAGTATCTGATGATAATGGCAATTGCCTCAGTACGGTCTCAATAAAGATTGTCACCAAACAAACTGTCTGGTTATTAACCTATATTATACCTGCCACCCCACAGCACACGATATAGTCACTCACTTGCACCGGTTTGGTTCGTGGTAACGCAGTAACTGAGTTATTCACAActgtaatttaccttttttttcgaATTTAACTAAATGCTGCAATGCTTCAATAACAAATAATTACCTTGTTTAGAAAGGAGCGGGGcttaaaatttaaatgtttaacagttttattttataaataacgaATACAGCACACCGCTTCCACCTCTCAACTTCCATTACAGCCCTACCACTTAAACTGCTGACATCATCAAATCATGAGTAATGACCTTTCAACCCCGATAAAAATTCAAGGAGCTCATaggtgtatttatatttatttatttatattttgtgaagTATTTTGAAAATAGAATGTACGTAGTTTGtgataaaactattttaaagcggatttttgtttgcaaatatttAGCGTCTTTTCTGTCAAAACACGTGATGCTGCGTTGCACTAGCACCACAACTGAGCGCCTGCTGGTATTGTAGGTGTGGGTTAACCAATTCAAAAGAGAGTAACAGCGCAGTCATAATTTGTATCGGATATAATAGTACATCACAATAGGGAAATGTGTTTTGAGTTATATTGATGGAGTATCTTAGAGTACGGGCATGACTGTAGTTAAATTAGACATTTGAATCTTGTTTGAgtgattgtttttgttgtgtCTCCCAACCGAGGCTGTTCTCGGACTAATTAACTATCACTAGTTCAGCTCCAGTCCGGATTAGAGAATGAACTGGATTTTTCCCCAGTCCAAGGGTTCTGGACCTCTTCCGCCTCTTACAAGTTTACAGCAACAAAGACAGAGGCAGATTGAATCCCTGAAGACAACCCACTCCAAGTAAGTAAGGTATTGTCACTTCTCGGGTATTGTGTTGTGGAACTGGCTGTACAACTTCAGATTAAAGTATTACCttttgtttgtgggtttttttttttttttttttttttatggagtaAGGCCATGCTGAGAAAGCCCTTTTTTTATCTGCTTCCTTAAATGACCTAAGTCAGGACTGTCCCGACGGATATCATGTCTTAAAAGGCATTTTAAATCAATATGGTTAAAGTAAGAAAAGCCAGAAATTGCTAAGAACAGTTTTTACAAAAACCTCACTTTAAACAGCTTCAAGTTATACCGTAAAGATAATTAACTGATTTAACGTCAGGGCTGAAGAATGAGAAATGTGTATACGCCATTAAAAATAGTAGAGAAAGGGGAATTTCCTATTATGAAAACTACATTAAGACTCCAAAGCAGCAAGGTCGTCCTCTCCAAAAGGATGAGATTGACtacttttaagtttttaaagaAGTTTAACTGCTCTCCCCACAGTTTAGCTGAAATCCAGAAGGACGTGGAATACAGAATACCATTTACAGTCAACAACACAACTGTCAGTGTTAACATGTAAGTTCCTAAGGGTATAGAAAGACATGTATGCCTTCTGTTGTGCTTCTGTTTACTAAGCTTAAGCACataaaatatcactttttttttattttttattattgttacatttGTGGCTTTGCTACTATACTGTTTTATACATTATGTGATTACGTACACACACCATTAAAAATAGGTGTTCAGGATTACTTATTTTAACTGTTCTTTATGTCGCTTTCCCAGCCTTCTTCCACCACAGTTTCCACAGGAGAAGCCAGCAGTCAGCGTGTACCCGCATTTAAGACATCACTTAGTGGACAGCCATAATGGCACAATGGTCACCAGCCCACTCATAACCAATGTAGGTAACCTGAGGATCTGTGGCCAAACTGGTACATGATTTATTGCTGTTCTTTATCTACATACAGCGACAGATCATATAGTTGTCAGAAAGCTTTAACGCAAGAGATGCCCACCTTGTAGTTAATGCCACGTGAGCAAAGTAGGTACAAATGTGTGCCCACACTGTGCATCACATAATTTAAGAAGTGCTTTTATTATGATTTACAAGTTTGCAGCTAGGTTGAATTGGCTACTGTGTATTCGTATGACATTTTTGCTGAATCCAtagttttcattttggtaaaaagtataatttcttattttttctcAGTTCACAATGCATTCAGATCTGGGCAAAATCATACAAAACATCATGGATGAGTTCTGGAATAATCCCCCTGTTTTGGCATCTGGGTCTTCAGGGTTTGCCTTGTGAGTATGATACGATACTGCACTCAtgcttatatattttaaaagtattacattttgaatgaaaaaatgagaagaaaaaaagaaacgacctgtttttagttttatttaatataaacataagtgcatacagtagtgtgcaaatatattcgtacatctcaagatttgtcatttatgtaatttataaacctgcatgaaaaccttggTGTGAGAATTAATTTTCAGTTTGTAATTGGTGATATAAAAACAATAGACACTTGTGTGAAAATGCTataccactttgtgctttaattaggtatCTTACCTCTGTTTCAAACTGATTCTCCAGTGACATGCCAAACTGAATTATAATTAAGTATGCGTTAGAGCTGCACTTCATTATATTTTATGAACCAATTGATTTCACAGTGGCGAACTGAAGTGCACCCCACTTATTCCAAAGCAATCTCCCACAATGCAGTGTAGTAAGTAATGACAAAACCAGGAAGTGTGAAagtatgtgtttgtttacatttatcgATATTGTGCAATTGTACCAATGAAAACATTTCCCCACTCATTCCCTGTTCTAGCTAGCGAGTTAGATATGGATTCAAGTGATACCAGACGGCGAATCGTTATTTagaagatttttcttttctttctctcgAACAAAGGTGACGGCTATTCTCAGCATGATGGTGGCGACATAAAATGTCTTCATGAAATGCTTAATTACAAGTGTGAGACTCACAACTGGTTGCTTCTTGCCTTGAGGGCGCTGCCGTGGTTGAGTCTGGTGGTAACAGGTGATCAGTGTAGCATTGTGGGACACAGTCCTCTTTAGCATATTATTTGCATACATTAGCATTAAGTGCAGTTACGTACAGTTTGCTACTCGAACGCCGTGTGAAACCAAGGTGCACCAGAAGCGCTCAGAGCAGCAGAGGAAGGCACACTAGCATCGAAAGAGCGTCAAGGCGTACTTAATTGTTTCAGACGCCGCACTCCTCGTACTTAATGGGGACATAGTACATTTTTTTGTGCTTGAATTCAGTTCTGCATGCTGCTGGAATATCAGTTTGAAACGGGTTAAACAATTTCTAAAGTCTCatacattttaccatttgtggctatgtgttccttttctggttttaaattaattgcgTGTGACttagtcatcaattaaattagacaatcactaatttgcctatactgacaattttccaagattttcagttgcagtggtttgatcatatgcacaacaaatcaaaacaaccgGGGTcttctaatacatttgcatattACTGAAGATctgcattattataaatataaatgtgtgtgaaCCAATACTGTAGATAAGAATGTGATTTGTTATCTTGAAATATGTTAGTGTATGATTGCTGCCAATGATCAATGTGCAAATAGTAATagttgtaaaattaaataatttggtGTAACATGGGGTATACAGTATGAGGTCATGTGATCCAATAGAAGccatgtttacagtacagtatacttaACTGGTTTCTCACCGAGTTTTTTGTGAATAATCCtttatgtatttttcagtatGTACAATAAGCCGTCAGGAATTCCTCCGTATCCTCCTCAGGGTTTTCACTTCATCCCTGCTTTCCCCCAACAAGAAGCTGCCCGGCCTGTGGCCCCAGCACCCATGCAGGTCCCAGGAACAGACTCTATGCCTGCATCTCCTCTTGGCTTCAACGTCACCAGGCCTGCTGCTCCTGCCTATGGCCTCATTACAGACTTGCCTTTGCCAGTTCCCACTGCTGACTCGCAGGTAAATCTAGAACACACCCAAGAGGTGTAATCTATTTACAGCCCTGGTAGTCGGGGACTACTAACAGTCCTGTCATTTGTTTTAACTACTGTACAACTTAAAGATCTGCAGTACTTACCATTGCACACAAAGTAGTGTTTTGTAGATAGTCCCTGATAAGTTAAGGTCCCACTGCCCAAATTGTTGGtgtcctgtattttatttttttgcatacacTAGATGTGTTGATATGCCTTACATTTCTTGCTTCAGTTGAATTGGAAGCAGTTTAGTTTTTTGTAGTGATGAGCGATTAATCAAAGATGGTTAATTtccaattattaaattaaacacagaaaCCGACTTTGAACGATTAATAAACTGCATAATTTCGATTGATTATACTTAATGTATTCTTTATGGTCACTCATCATAAAAGTTTACTAACACATCTCAGCCACTTTGGATTTCAGCAGTTTGCGTCACGGAAGCTGCTCTCACTGTGGAATGTGTAGTCAAGGGAACCTCGAGACTCGCCCTCCTGTAAAGCTCCCATAATGCATACAAAAcagcatcacaaaaaaaaacatacagggaGCGTAGCGTATCAGAACTCTTCATTATAAATACTCGTCGGAGAAGTTaggtgtttaaatactgtaagttcataaatataaactttttattttctttacacattTATCAATCACCTCATTAATGACATTTCGTTCCGCAATGAGAAAAGCAACGGatgttaaatttatatatatatatatatatacacacacacacacacagtgccttgcaaaagtattcagacccctgaccaattctgtcatattactgaattacaaatgttacattaaaatgtcGTTCTaatgttctgtttgatattttattttaaaacacttaaactcaaactcaattattgtaaggtgacattggttatatgttgggaaatatttttaagaaaaataaagaactgaaatatcttgcttgtataagtattcaacccacacacattaatatttggtagagccacctttcgctgcaataacagctttaagtcttttggggtaagtatgtaccagctttgcacacagtgtcggagtgattttggcccattcttcttggcagatttgctccaggttgtttaggttggttggacgaggcttgtggactgcaattttcaaatagtgccacagattctcaatgggattgagatcaggactttgactgggccactgtaggacattcacctttttcttcttgagccactccaatgttgctttggccttgtgcttgggatcattgtcctgctgaaaggtga
The sequence above is a segment of the Polyodon spathula isolate WHYD16114869_AA chromosome 2, ASM1765450v1, whole genome shotgun sequence genome. Coding sequences within it:
- the LOC121298369 gene encoding vacuolar protein sorting-associated protein 37A-like; the protein is MNWIFPQSKGSGPLPPLTSLQQQRQRQIESLKTTHSNLAEIQKDVEYRIPFTVNNTTVSVNILLPPQFPQEKPAVSVYPHLRHHLVDSHNGTMVTSPLITNFTMHSDLGKIIQNIMDEFWNNPPVLASGSSGFAFMYNKPSGIPPYPPQGFHFIPAFPQQEAARPVAPAPMQVPGTDSMPASPLGFNVTRPAAPAYGLITDLPLPVPTADSQAGLNGCTYKMPEIPETFQELSELSTSQLKDMSDQEDVLLEHFVCLPQLKQVTSDKDELVKNIVEMAKNNLQLEPQLEGKRQEVLYKYEQITEMKSAFETKMQRQHELSESCSLSALQARLKVAAHQAEEESEDIAEDFLEGKIEIDDFLTNFMEKRTLCHCRRSKEEKLQQSINTHG